One part of the Pannonibacter sp. XCT-53 genome encodes these proteins:
- the ppx gene encoding exopolyphosphatase, with protein MADRNAKHPPARGRLNGSGPIAVIDIGSNSVRLVVYEREARAPTILFNEKLLAGLGRGLATTGELMQEPVQAALAALHRFRCLCEHIGVQSIHVLATAAARDASNGPAFVAEVERVTGVPVRILNGSEEAYYSALGIVSGFWKPQGVVGDLGGGSLELVSIGPRGVGQGETFPLGGLRLQEASGGRIARAQKIVEDALATAKWPTRAARHTFYAVGGTWRSLGRLHLFEAGYPLHVMHNYEMPAEEAIEFCRMVSQRDVESLDYIESVSRQRRVLLPFGAVVMEKVLRAMKADRVVFSATGVREGLLYEMLPPALRKEDPLLSAARELAMLRARSPEHAEELITWTDRLYPVIGIEETDDERRLRHAACLLSDIGWRAHPDYRGEQSLNIISNAAFVGIDHPGRAFLSMAVFYRHAGLNDDALSPRLRELTPTRLKERARILGAALRVASLVSASMPGVLLETGFLLTEDELMLRLPARLAHMDGERLRKRVSQFGKLIGARGTVLPLP; from the coding sequence GTGGCTGACCGCAACGCCAAGCATCCCCCCGCCAGGGGCCGTCTCAACGGATCGGGGCCGATCGCCGTCATCGACATCGGCTCCAACTCGGTCCGCCTTGTGGTCTACGAACGCGAGGCCCGTGCGCCCACGATCCTGTTCAACGAGAAGCTTCTCGCCGGTCTGGGACGCGGGCTTGCCACCACCGGCGAGCTGATGCAGGAGCCGGTGCAGGCCGCGCTTGCGGCCCTCCACCGCTTCCGCTGCCTGTGCGAGCACATCGGCGTCCAGTCCATCCACGTGCTGGCCACTGCGGCCGCGCGCGATGCCAGCAACGGCCCGGCCTTCGTGGCCGAGGTGGAGCGGGTCACCGGCGTGCCGGTGCGCATTCTCAACGGCTCCGAGGAGGCCTATTACTCCGCGCTCGGCATTGTCTCCGGCTTCTGGAAGCCGCAAGGCGTTGTCGGTGATCTCGGCGGCGGCAGTCTCGAGCTTGTCTCCATCGGACCGCGCGGCGTGGGGCAGGGGGAAACCTTCCCGCTCGGCGGCCTGCGCCTGCAGGAAGCCTCGGGTGGCCGCATCGCCCGGGCGCAGAAGATCGTCGAGGATGCGCTCGCCACAGCCAAATGGCCGACCCGCGCGGCGCGCCACACCTTCTACGCCGTCGGTGGCACCTGGCGCTCGCTCGGCCGCCTGCATCTCTTCGAGGCCGGCTACCCGCTGCATGTCATGCACAATTACGAGATGCCGGCGGAAGAGGCGATCGAGTTCTGCCGCATGGTATCCCAGCGCGACGTCGAGAGCCTCGACTACATCGAATCCGTCTCGCGTCAGCGGCGGGTGCTGCTGCCCTTCGGGGCCGTGGTGATGGAAAAGGTGCTGCGGGCGATGAAGGCAGACCGGGTGGTCTTCTCCGCCACCGGTGTCCGCGAGGGGCTGCTCTACGAGATGCTGCCGCCGGCGCTGCGCAAGGAGGATCCGCTCCTGTCGGCAGCACGCGAGCTGGCCATGCTGCGCGCGCGCTCGCCCGAGCATGCCGAGGAGCTGATCACCTGGACGGACCGGCTCTATCCGGTGATCGGCATCGAGGAGACCGACGACGAGCGCCGCCTGCGCCACGCCGCCTGTCTCCTGTCCGACATCGGCTGGCGCGCCCATCCGGACTACCGGGGTGAACAGAGCCTCAACATCATTTCCAACGCGGCCTTCGTCGGCATCGACCATCCGGGCCGGGCCTTCCTGTCGATGGCCGTGTTCTACCGGCATGCCGGCCTGAACGACGATGCCCTGTCGCCGCGGCTGCGCGAGCTGACGCCGACCCGTCTCAAGGAGCGCGCGCGCATTCTCGGTGCGGCGCTCCGGGTGGCGTCGCTCGTCTCCGCCTCCATGCCGGGCGTGCTGCTCGAGACCGGGTTCCTGCTGACCGAGGACGAGCTGATGCTCAGGCTGCCGGCCCGTCTGGCGCATATGGATGGCGAGCGGCTGCGCAAGCGCGTCAGCCAGTTCGGCAAGCTCATCGGGGCCCGGGGCACCGTCCTGCCGCTGCCGTAA